A genomic window from Rhodococcus sp. KBS0724 includes:
- a CDS encoding malate dehydrogenase — protein MSVSPVTVTVTGASGQIAYGLLFRIAAGDMLGPDVPVRLRLLEIPSAVSSAEGVAMELEDGAFPLLSSIDITDNPDVAFSGAHVGMLVGARPRSKGMERADLLSANGAIFTAHGKAINNNAASDVKVLVVGNPANTNALIAMNNAPDVPNVRFTSLTRLDHNRAIAQVVKKTGAAAASIRKVSIWGNHSASQYPDLSHATVEGKPALDAIGDREWVENDFIPRVQVRGTAIIAARGSSSAASAASASIDHVRDWVGGTAKGDWVSMAVPSDGSYGVPEGLISSFPVTCAGGEYSIVQGLSIDEFSRARIDISVNELGQERNAVRELGFV, from the coding sequence ATGAGTGTTTCGCCAGTAACCGTCACGGTGACCGGAGCGTCGGGTCAGATCGCCTACGGACTACTTTTCCGTATCGCTGCAGGTGACATGCTTGGGCCCGATGTTCCCGTTCGCTTGCGACTCCTCGAAATTCCTTCTGCGGTGTCCTCTGCTGAGGGCGTGGCGATGGAGCTCGAAGACGGCGCTTTCCCATTGCTGAGCTCCATCGACATTACCGACAACCCCGACGTTGCGTTCTCCGGCGCACACGTCGGGATGTTGGTGGGTGCTCGTCCGCGTAGTAAGGGTATGGAACGCGCCGATCTGCTCAGCGCCAACGGCGCGATCTTCACGGCACACGGCAAGGCGATCAATAACAACGCGGCCTCTGACGTGAAGGTGCTCGTGGTGGGCAACCCCGCCAATACCAATGCGCTGATTGCGATGAACAACGCTCCCGATGTTCCGAACGTGCGGTTCACCTCGTTGACCAGGCTCGATCACAACCGCGCTATCGCTCAGGTGGTCAAGAAGACCGGTGCGGCGGCGGCGTCCATTCGTAAGGTGTCGATCTGGGGTAACCACTCCGCCAGCCAGTACCCGGATCTGTCTCACGCGACGGTCGAGGGCAAGCCGGCGCTCGACGCGATCGGGGATCGGGAATGGGTGGAGAACGATTTCATCCCGAGGGTGCAGGTACGGGGTACCGCGATTATCGCAGCCCGGGGATCGTCGTCGGCTGCCAGCGCGGCAAGTGCATCGATCGATCACGTCCGCGACTGGGTCGGTGGAACAGCAAAAGGGGACTGGGTGTCGATGGCGGTTCCGTCGGATGGTTCGTACGGAGTTCCCGAGGGCCTGATCTCGTCGTTCCCCGTCACATGCGCCGGCGGCGAGTACAGCATTGTTCAGGGGCTGTCGATCGACGAATTCTCGCGTGCTCGCATCGATATTTCGGTGAACGAACTCGGACAAGAACGAAACGCGGTTCGCGAACTCGGTTTCGTCTGA